The nucleotide window CGCCCCTTGCCCATAGCAGTCATTCCTCCCGCTGCTTCGCTGACAGCAGAGGGGGACGTCAGCTCTCGGGGAAGAGGCTCTCGAGCACCTGGAGGACGCCCTCGTCGTCGTTGGAGGGGCAGATAGCGTCTGCCACGGCCTTCACGTCGTCGGTGGCGTTCTCCATGGCATATCCCATGCCGGCGTAGCTCAGCATCTCGATGTCGTTGCCTCCGTCGCCGAAGGCGATGACCTCCTGGGGGGAGACGTTCCAGCGCTGGGCGAGGCGTTCGATGCCCGACGCCTTGTGGCAGCCGGGAACGATGAGGTCGATGGCCCCGTGGCCGGAGGTCGTGGGCGTCATGAGGCCGTCCAGCTCCGAGCTGATCTGCTGGCAGTAGGCGTCGGTCTCCTTCGCTGGCACCTCGATGAAGAACTTGATGATTTCGTCATCCACGTCGTCGAAGCTCTCGACCCAGTCGATCCGGTGGTACCAGGTCCGCATGACGTCGATCCACTGCTGCGTTGCGGACCCACGCTCCACGTAGGCGCCTTCGACGCCGCACATGACGCTTTTGGCCTCGCTGTGCGAGCGGATCCAGTCGATGGTCGTCCTGACTGCCTTGGGCGCGATCTCGCCTGCGAAGACCATCTCGCTGCCGTCCTTCACGAAGGCGCCGTTCTCTGCGACGAATGCCAGCTCCTCGTCGTAGCCGGGGAAGAAGTCGCGCAACTGCCAGTACTGGTTGCCGCTGGCCACAACGAAGTGGCAGCACGCAGCCTGCATACGGGCGAGGAGGGGCCTGAAGCGGGCCTCGTTGATGGTCGTGTCGCTGTGGCAGAAGGTGCCGTCCATGTCGACGGCCACCAGCCGGGGGCGTGTCGCGGAGGGTGTGTCTGCGGGCATGGCGTCTCCTGTCTGCGGGGATGCAAGGTGACTTTCGTAATCCAGGCACCTCTCGTAACGATACTCATCGTAACGATACTCATCGTGATGAGTATGTTCGTGAGTAGGATCATGCATTCGAGGATGTCGCTTCAGCAGCCGGTTCGTTGGTGATGCCGCCTCTTGTCCCGGGCGAGGAGGGCGGCGAGGCAGAGGGGATAGAGCCACGTCCCCGCGGCCTGCGCGAGCTCCCTAGAAAGCCGAGAGGTAGATGGCGCGCGCGTCATCCATGGTCAGGGGCATGAGCTCGCCAAAGCGCTCGCCCTTGTTCTGACGCAGGGTCCCCAGCCAGGCGTCGACGTCGGTAGGCGAGAGGCCCAGGTCGGCGAGCGCCCGGGGCATGCCGAGGCCCACGAAGAAGCGTTGGAGCTCGTCGATGGCGTAGGTGACCGCGTCCTGCGTGCCCTCGTCCGTCTTGTCCATGGGCTCGACGTCGAAGACTCCCTTCGCGAAGGCGAGGAAGCGCGTGGGGTCGGCGTGCCAGACGTAGCGCATCCACGCAGGCAGGATGACGGCCAGGCCCGCGCCGTGCGCCACCTCGGGGTGGTGGGCGGAGATCTCGTGCTCGAGGCCATGGCTCTCCCAGCCGCCCGCACGCTTGCCGGCCGCCGCGGCACGCCCGCAGCCACAGAGGTCGTTGTGGGCGAGCGTGCCCGACCACATGATGGTGGCGCGCGCGTCGTAGTCGTCGGGTTTCTCGGTGACGGCCGTCGCGGCGTCCATGACGGCGCGGATGATGCCGCAGGCAATGTTGTCCGTCACGGGAACGGCTCCCGCAGAGCTGAAGAAGCGCTCGCAGATATGACAGATGATGTCCGTGACGCCGGCAGCGGTCTGGTACTGAGGCAGCGTGAAGGTGAGCCTTGGGTCCATGATCGCCAGGCGCGGCCGGAACGCGTCGGAGCTGGTGCCCCGCTTCAGGCTGAGGGCGTCGTTGCTGATGACA belongs to Olsenella uli DSM 7084 and includes:
- a CDS encoding Cof-type HAD-IIB family hydrolase; this translates as MPADTPSATRPRLVAVDMDGTFCHSDTTINEARFRPLLARMQAACCHFVVASGNQYWQLRDFFPGYDEELAFVAENGAFVKDGSEMVFAGEIAPKAVRTTIDWIRSHSEAKSVMCGVEGAYVERGSATQQWIDVMRTWYHRIDWVESFDDVDDEIIKFFIEVPAKETDAYCQQISSELDGLMTPTTSGHGAIDLIVPGCHKASGIERLAQRWNVSPQEVIAFGDGGNDIEMLSYAGMGYAMENATDDVKAVADAICPSNDDEGVLQVLESLFPES
- a CDS encoding iron-containing alcohol dehydrogenase, translated to MNDFVFQSPTRFVFGRDFADRVGEEVAALGAQHALLVYGGGSVVRTGLLDRVEASLDSADVTYAELAGVRPNPELGLVRKGIDLARVEKVDLVLAVGGGSVIDCSKAIAFGVPYQGDVWDFFSCKASVRECLPIACVLTIPAAGSEASASCVISNDALSLKRGTSSDAFRPRLAIMDPRLTFTLPQYQTAAGVTDIICHICERFFSSAGAVPVTDNIACGIIRAVMDAATAVTEKPDDYDARATIMWSGTLAHNDLCGCGRAAAAGKRAGGWESHGLEHEISAHHPEVAHGAGLAVILPAWMRYVWHADPTRFLAFAKGVFDVEPMDKTDEGTQDAVTYAIDELQRFFVGLGMPRALADLGLSPTDVDAWLGTLRQNKGERFGELMPLTMDDARAIYLSAF